From Pelosinus fermentans DSM 17108, the proteins below share one genomic window:
- the sdaAB gene encoding L-serine ammonia-lyase, iron-sulfur-dependent subunit beta, which yields MNIFDVIGPVMIGPSSSHTAGAVRLGNLALAILGEGVKEAVIGLHGSFAQTYRGHGTDLALSAGLQGWATDDSRIPKSFDSAKEAEIEISFTTINLGDLSHPNSVRFWMTGVNGNKCTVTGASIGGGRVVVTNIDDFPVEFSGDFPAILTMHRDRPGAIALVTSILSTQGVNVAQMKVFRKQKGGLAAMIVETDQPIDDAAFEVIGKLPHIQSVRRIQLV from the coding sequence ATGAATATTTTTGATGTAATTGGTCCAGTCATGATTGGTCCTTCCAGCTCCCATACAGCTGGCGCAGTGCGTTTAGGAAATTTAGCATTAGCAATTTTAGGCGAAGGCGTGAAAGAGGCAGTGATTGGCTTGCATGGTTCTTTTGCCCAAACGTATCGAGGGCATGGTACCGATTTGGCTCTGTCAGCAGGTCTGCAGGGATGGGCAACGGATGATAGCCGTATTCCTAAATCTTTCGATTCAGCAAAAGAGGCAGAAATTGAGATCTCTTTTACCACTATTAACCTAGGTGATCTGTCTCATCCTAATTCTGTTCGGTTCTGGATGACGGGTGTGAATGGAAATAAGTGCACAGTAACGGGGGCCTCGATTGGTGGGGGTCGTGTTGTGGTTACGAATATAGATGATTTTCCTGTAGAATTTAGTGGTGACTTCCCAGCCATTTTGACAATGCACCGCGATCGTCCTGGTGCCATTGCCTTAGTTACAAGTATTTTATCTACACAAGGTGTGAATGTTGCGCAGATGAAGGTATTTCGTAAACAAAAAGGTGGTTTAGCGGCTATGATTGTTGAGACTGATCAACCAATTGATGATGCAGCATTTGAGGTCATTGGAAAGTTGCCTCATATACAATCAGTGCGCCGTATTCAGTTAGTATAA
- the sdaAA gene encoding L-serine ammonia-lyase, iron-sulfur-dependent, subunit alpha, producing MEEKLSLQEWIDLAETENKSFGDFCIEFQAKELEMDKRVLLERMEEMLHVMEQSVVIGLTGITSMGGLVGGNGKKIETYRAESAAKSVVGSVMSKAIMIALAVGEANASMGRIVAAPTAGASGTLPAVLFSLSEARGSSMDELGKALIVAGAIGMVIASRASLSGAAGGCQAECGSAAAMAAGAAVELYGGSPEQVGQAVAITLKNMLGLVCDPVAGLVEVPCVKRNAGAAAQAMVAAEMALAGICSVIPVDEVIDAMAAVGNAMSCTLKETAQGGLAVSPTGILLANKLFAKVES from the coding sequence ATGGAAGAAAAGTTATCTTTGCAAGAATGGATTGATCTAGCAGAAACAGAAAATAAAAGTTTTGGTGATTTTTGTATAGAATTCCAAGCAAAAGAGTTAGAGATGGACAAAAGAGTCTTACTAGAGCGTATGGAGGAAATGTTACATGTAATGGAGCAGTCGGTTGTGATTGGCCTTACAGGTATTACTTCTATGGGGGGACTGGTTGGTGGTAATGGAAAAAAAATAGAGACTTACAGGGCCGAGTCCGCTGCTAAGAGTGTTGTAGGCAGTGTGATGTCTAAAGCCATAATGATTGCTTTGGCTGTAGGAGAAGCGAATGCGTCCATGGGGCGTATTGTGGCTGCTCCTACGGCAGGCGCCAGTGGTACTTTGCCGGCTGTTTTATTTTCCTTGTCCGAAGCTCGTGGTTCTTCCATGGACGAGCTTGGGAAAGCTTTGATAGTAGCAGGTGCTATTGGCATGGTGATTGCCTCCAGAGCTTCTTTGTCGGGCGCGGCTGGTGGCTGTCAGGCTGAGTGCGGCTCAGCTGCCGCTATGGCAGCTGGTGCAGCTGTAGAACTATACGGAGGCAGTCCTGAGCAAGTAGGGCAAGCAGTCGCGATTACCTTAAAAAATATGTTGGGATTAGTTTGTGATCCGGTAGCCGGATTAGTGGAGGTACCTTGTGTAAAACGTAATGCAGGGGCCGCTGCTCAAGCGATGGTAGCTGCTGAAATGGCATTAGCTGGAATTTGCAGTGTCATACCTGTTGATGAAGTAATTGATGCTATGGCTGCAGTTGGGAATGCAATGTCTTGTACCTTGAAAGAAACCGCTCAAGGCGGGCTGGCTGTATCACCTACAGGAATTCTTCTAGCCAATAAGCTATTTGCCAAAGTGGAATCATAG
- a CDS encoding RidA family protein — MKAVVNTDFAPQAIGPYSQAIKANGFLFVSGQIPLDPMTGQIVYGGIESQTYQVLNNLKAILEKEGLRFEHVVKTSVFLKDMEDFAAMNKVYAEYFKTEPPARACVQVARLPRDVSVEIEVIAVYEK; from the coding sequence ATGAAGGCTGTAGTTAATACTGATTTTGCTCCCCAAGCGATTGGACCTTATTCTCAGGCAATTAAGGCCAATGGATTTTTATTTGTTTCGGGACAGATACCTTTAGATCCGATGACAGGACAGATTGTTTATGGTGGAATTGAATCACAAACTTATCAGGTACTAAACAATCTTAAGGCAATTTTAGAAAAAGAAGGACTGCGCTTTGAACATGTAGTAAAAACAAGTGTATTTTTAAAAGATATGGAAGATTTTGCTGCCATGAATAAAGTTTACGCAGAGTATTTTAAAACGGAGCCACCAGCTCGAGCTTGCGTGCAAGTTGCTAGATTGCCCCGTGATGTAAGTGTGGAAATTGAAGTAATTGCCGTCTACGAAAAGTAA
- the lgt gene encoding prolipoprotein diacylglyceryl transferase, whose translation MHQYLFFIGDFPIRAYGLILSLSIILATGTAYFLAKQDGRWHEHVVDIGIYGGLSGIVGARLWDVFFFDWDYYQHHLLEIPFVWQGGMAIQGGILFGFLAGYIYTKRHHIDTWAFADIVAPAIIMGQSIGRMANLLNGDAFGHPTGGPFGIIYPATTLAYQVYGDKPLWPAEIWEGQIDIIIFVLLLLFRTTNHAKGQVFILYAILYSIARFFLEFLRGDYSTALLLGLKSAQLTSLVIIIIGSIFFVWCGLKQKSQPPEPKKQKKRK comes from the coding sequence ATGCACCAATATCTTTTTTTTATCGGCGACTTCCCAATTCGGGCCTATGGCTTAATACTTAGTTTAAGCATTATTCTTGCAACAGGCACAGCATATTTTTTAGCAAAACAAGATGGCCGCTGGCATGAACATGTTGTGGATATAGGAATTTATGGCGGTTTATCTGGAATTGTGGGTGCCCGCTTATGGGATGTCTTTTTCTTTGATTGGGATTATTACCAGCATCATCTATTAGAAATCCCTTTTGTTTGGCAAGGTGGAATGGCGATACAAGGCGGCATCCTTTTCGGTTTCCTTGCTGGATATATTTATACGAAACGTCATCACATTGATACCTGGGCCTTTGCTGATATTGTAGCACCAGCCATTATCATGGGGCAATCCATTGGGCGCATGGCAAATTTATTAAATGGCGATGCTTTTGGGCATCCTACGGGTGGTCCTTTTGGTATTATCTATCCTGCAACAACCTTGGCTTATCAAGTCTATGGAGATAAGCCTCTTTGGCCAGCTGAAATTTGGGAAGGACAAATTGACATCATCATTTTCGTCCTATTACTACTCTTTCGCACTACCAACCATGCTAAAGGTCAAGTGTTTATTCTCTATGCCATTTTATACTCTATCGCTCGTTTTTTCTTAGAATTTTTGCGAGGTGACTATAGCACAGCACTGCTTCTAGGCTTAAAATCTGCTCAGTTAACCAGCCTTGTCATAATCATTATTGGCAGTATCTTTTTTGTGTGGTGCGGTTTAAAACAAAAATCACAACCTCCGGAACCTAAAAAGCAAAAGAAAAGAAAATGA
- a CDS encoding TlpA family protein disulfide reductase has protein sequence MRKKLFITLLVLLVFAGVWYVGFSEKEPTPQPQAPDEKIDVKVGKNSPSFTLDSLAGNQVTVGKTGRITVINFWATWCPPCLEEMPELEKFAKKNQQKVQFYAVNLQESQENVRGFMNKHNYTMPVLLDKDGMVAKQFQITAIPTTIIVDKNGIIKHRQSGAMTMNQLDGIINSL, from the coding sequence ATGAGAAAAAAACTGTTTATTACGTTGCTGGTACTTTTAGTCTTTGCAGGAGTTTGGTATGTTGGGTTCTCCGAGAAAGAGCCAACACCACAACCACAGGCACCAGATGAAAAGATTGATGTAAAAGTGGGAAAGAATTCACCATCTTTTACTCTTGACAGCTTGGCAGGCAATCAAGTTACTGTTGGGAAAACCGGCAGGATTACTGTCATAAATTTCTGGGCTACCTGGTGTCCGCCTTGTTTAGAAGAAATGCCTGAATTAGAGAAGTTTGCTAAGAAAAATCAGCAAAAGGTGCAATTTTATGCTGTTAATTTGCAAGAATCTCAAGAAAATGTAAGGGGTTTTATGAATAAGCATAATTATACCATGCCCGTCCTATTAGATAAAGACGGCATGGTTGCTAAACAATTTCAAATTACTGCAATCCCCACTACGATCATAGTGGATAAAAACGGTATTATAAAACATCGGCAATCTGGGGCGATGACCATGAATCAGCTAGATGGCATCATAAACAGTTTGTAG
- a CDS encoding cytochrome c biogenesis CcdA family protein: MDYNEVTLVTAFIAGTISFLSPCVLPLLPTYMAFLTGAESGKLQDDNLVNTWPFLLRISCFLSGLSLVFIMMGATASYFGQLFLDYQDAIRQIGAIFMVIMGIHLLGIVKLEWLEREYRPLLQHTFQGPIGAFILGVAFTAGWTPCTGPILASILVYASTTITLSQGAFLLFVYSLGFSVPFLLMALFFKNYFFRIKVVMKWLPYLQGLSGVMLIIIGIMLYFNLIQRVLGIFLGFEGFQS; the protein is encoded by the coding sequence ATGGATTATAATGAAGTTACTTTAGTAACAGCTTTTATTGCTGGTACCATTTCTTTTTTATCTCCTTGCGTACTACCTTTACTGCCTACGTATATGGCATTTCTGACAGGAGCAGAATCCGGGAAATTGCAGGATGATAATCTTGTTAACACATGGCCGTTTTTGCTGCGCATAAGTTGTTTTCTAAGTGGACTTAGCCTGGTATTTATAATGATGGGTGCTACGGCGTCTTATTTTGGACAGCTGTTTCTGGATTATCAAGACGCGATTCGCCAAATCGGTGCAATCTTCATGGTGATTATGGGAATTCATTTATTAGGAATTGTAAAGTTAGAATGGTTAGAACGGGAATATCGCCCGTTATTACAACATACCTTTCAGGGGCCGATTGGCGCATTTATTTTGGGGGTGGCTTTTACGGCAGGCTGGACTCCCTGCACGGGTCCAATTCTAGCTTCTATTTTAGTATATGCAAGTACCACCATCACCCTTAGTCAGGGGGCCTTCTTGCTGTTTGTCTATTCATTAGGATTTTCAGTACCTTTTTTATTAATGGCTTTGTTCTTTAAAAACTATTTTTTCCGGATCAAAGTCGTTATGAAATGGCTGCCGTATTTACAGGGACTATCAGGTGTAATGCTTATTATCATTGGTATAATGCTTTACTTCAATCTAATTCAAAGGGTACTGGGCATCTTTTTAGGATTTGAAGGATTTCAATCGTAA
- a CDS encoding PP2C family protein-serine/threonine phosphatase: protein MKNSILIVDDLTFNRKQIKAVLKDMQQIEFYDAEDGFQAIKEVEDNDIDLIILDLMMPGKDGFDVLRELKADDKYKDIPIIVYSGMDNIDSVNQALELGAYDYFSKPLTLEQIQFVVPVKVKNALDSYVQRKALLRMHEKMKLELMLANVLQQTLIATSKKGPLADMYGKYLSCDEIGGNFYECVQYEESIWFIMADVSSHGVAAAMIASMIKVDFTNSIKYLSCPAEVLRHMNATFYSMMQGDYSFTAVVGKRQGNVLAFANAGHSHPMVYTHETNHVHVLYSKDKPVGLVEKAEYNSHKIKISTEDIIFLYTDGLFNTREQYDMEMNYQDLSGCFMNYKHIIQENPEEFFNVVLRLFAGITDEKVIDDVSLMLIKIH from the coding sequence GTGAAAAATAGTATTTTAATCGTTGATGATCTGACTTTCAATCGAAAGCAAATTAAAGCAGTATTAAAAGATATGCAGCAGATTGAATTCTATGATGCGGAAGATGGATTTCAAGCGATTAAAGAAGTTGAAGATAATGATATTGATTTGATCATATTAGATTTAATGATGCCAGGAAAAGATGGATTTGATGTACTTAGAGAATTAAAAGCTGATGATAAATATAAAGATATTCCAATTATTGTCTATTCAGGAATGGATAATATAGATAGCGTAAATCAAGCATTAGAATTAGGTGCTTATGATTATTTTTCCAAACCCCTGACATTGGAGCAAATCCAATTTGTCGTTCCGGTAAAAGTTAAAAATGCACTGGACAGTTATGTTCAGCGCAAAGCGTTACTGCGTATGCATGAAAAGATGAAGTTAGAATTAATGCTGGCAAATGTTTTGCAGCAAACATTAATAGCAACCTCAAAAAAAGGGCCACTGGCTGATATGTATGGTAAGTATCTTTCTTGTGATGAAATTGGTGGAAACTTTTATGAGTGTGTACAATATGAAGAAAGTATCTGGTTTATTATGGCTGATGTATCAAGCCATGGGGTAGCGGCAGCCATGATTGCCTCGATGATTAAAGTGGATTTTACGAATTCGATTAAGTACTTATCTTGTCCAGCAGAAGTTTTGCGTCATATGAATGCTACTTTCTATTCTATGATGCAAGGGGATTATTCTTTTACTGCTGTTGTGGGCAAAAGGCAAGGCAATGTTCTTGCATTTGCTAATGCTGGCCATAGCCATCCTATGGTTTATACACATGAAACAAATCACGTACATGTACTCTATTCAAAGGATAAGCCTGTCGGCCTTGTGGAGAAGGCAGAATATAATTCCCATAAGATTAAAATTAGTACAGAAGATATTATTTTTCTTTATACAGATGGATTATTTAATACCCGGGAACAATATGATATGGAAATGAATTATCAGGATTTAAGCGGTTGTTTTATGAACTATAAGCATATCATTCAAGAGAACCCGGAAGAGTTCTTTAATGTCGTGTTACGGTTATTTGCAGGAATTACGGATGAAAAAGTAATTGATGATGTTTCCTTGATGTTGATTAAAATCCATTAG
- a CDS encoding galactokinase gives MLQFKDRFHKEYGSSSNQSKHCFFSPGRVNLIGEHIDYNGGYVFPAALSLGIYGALRFRSDNLIQLKSTNTSLEVSVDLKKPIAFNEEDRWANYPKGVIKQLLDDGYSLKGCDILVSGNLPDGAGLSSSAALLVLIAFMLRYAGGETTIDKVELAKFCQQVENRFMGVNCGIMDQFSVAMGKQDHAILLDCDTLQYKYTPFVLGEYSLVIMNTNKKRELADSKYNQRRSECETVLGIIREHRQVVSLCQVSFEDVEKYVKDDVLQRRARHVISENRRVLLAVELLSQGDIIGFANLMTQSHISLKNDYEVTGLELDTIVECALKRAGCIGARMTGAGFGGCAIALVATDQLEAFTVTVNQEYEQKTGLKPDFYVARISDGVKAIACSG, from the coding sequence ATTCTTCAATTTAAGGATAGATTTCACAAAGAATATGGAAGTAGTAGCAATCAGTCAAAGCATTGCTTTTTCTCACCTGGCAGAGTGAACTTAATTGGTGAGCATATTGATTATAATGGTGGTTATGTATTTCCAGCAGCCTTATCGTTAGGGATTTATGGTGCACTACGTTTTCGTTCAGACAACCTAATTCAGCTGAAATCCACAAATACATCGCTGGAGGTCTCTGTTGATCTAAAAAAGCCCATTGCATTTAATGAAGAAGACCGTTGGGCTAATTATCCTAAAGGCGTAATTAAGCAATTACTGGATGATGGATATTCGCTAAAAGGGTGTGATATTCTGGTTTCAGGTAACCTTCCTGATGGAGCAGGTCTTTCTTCTTCTGCAGCTCTCCTAGTGCTAATAGCCTTTATGCTACGTTATGCTGGCGGAGAAACCACTATAGATAAGGTTGAATTGGCGAAGTTCTGCCAACAGGTAGAAAATCGATTTATGGGAGTTAATTGTGGAATTATGGATCAATTTTCAGTGGCGATGGGAAAGCAAGACCATGCTATATTACTGGATTGTGATACTCTACAATATAAATATACCCCTTTTGTATTAGGAGAATATAGTTTAGTTATTATGAATACCAATAAGAAACGAGAATTAGCAGATTCAAAATATAATCAACGCCGAAGCGAATGCGAAACAGTTTTAGGGATTATACGAGAGCATCGTCAAGTGGTGAGTCTTTGTCAAGTATCTTTTGAGGATGTAGAAAAATATGTGAAAGATGATGTATTGCAGCGTAGGGCGCGTCATGTCATTTCGGAAAACCGTCGAGTCTTATTAGCCGTTGAACTTCTAAGCCAAGGGGATATTATAGGTTTTGCGAATCTTATGACTCAGTCTCATATATCTTTAAAGAATGATTATGAAGTAACAGGTTTAGAATTAGATACAATCGTTGAATGTGCTCTTAAGAGGGCTGGGTGTATTGGTGCACGTATGACAGGAGCTGGATTTGGCGGTTGTGCTATTGCATTGGTTGCAACTGATCAATTAGAAGCATTCACAGTGACAGTAAATCAGGAATATGAACAAAAGACAGGTTTGAAACCGGACTTTTATGTGGCAAGAATTTCAGATGGTGTAAAAGCCATTGCCTGCTCTGGGTAA
- a CDS encoding ROK family protein produces MENIIANSFKLGSSNDALTLNVIRRQGPISRVEISKMTGLTPPTVTNITTKLLELGLIAEDRIGESSGGRRPLLLKINSLLATVIIVYIRSEKMIGYVINPEFQCQLEDSRNIKGKKEDEILRMLLDIISDCRKRAVVPVLAVGVVVRGPVRRKDGIAVFVPNIGWRNTPLKGIIEEHIGLPAFIENDVKALSNGEYYYGSVKDAESMILLKVSHGIGGGIIFNGSLYRGVNDSAGEVGHTTIDVAGPICSCGNYGCLEALASENALVDAVAKAIKEGQSSIIYDMVKGELKDLAPEVIYKAADAGDELAIRMLGQVARYLGIGIANLVNTFNPEILIIGGGIVRGRQYIEDIVRQTVEDRSFESSSNVLEISFLTTTTENTLKGAADIVFAEITESIWLGQR; encoded by the coding sequence GTGGAAAATATTATAGCAAATAGTTTTAAATTAGGAAGCAGTAATGATGCATTAACGTTGAATGTGATTCGACGCCAGGGACCCATATCCAGGGTGGAAATTTCCAAAATGACAGGTTTAACTCCGCCGACGGTTACTAATATTACAACAAAGTTACTAGAATTGGGTTTGATAGCGGAAGATCGAATTGGGGAGTCCAGTGGTGGGCGTCGTCCATTATTATTAAAAATTAATAGTCTTTTGGCTACTGTTATTATTGTATATATTCGCTCTGAAAAAATGATTGGATATGTGATAAACCCTGAGTTTCAATGTCAATTAGAAGACAGTAGAAATATAAAAGGCAAAAAAGAAGATGAAATTTTAAGGATGTTGCTGGATATTATTAGCGATTGTCGTAAAAGAGCTGTTGTTCCTGTGCTTGCCGTAGGAGTTGTGGTTCGCGGTCCAGTGAGAAGAAAAGATGGAATTGCTGTATTTGTGCCTAATATTGGCTGGCGGAACACACCTTTAAAAGGGATTATAGAGGAACATATTGGCTTACCTGCTTTTATTGAAAATGATGTGAAAGCATTAAGCAATGGTGAATATTATTATGGATCAGTAAAAGATGCCGAAAGTATGATTTTATTAAAAGTTAGTCATGGTATTGGCGGCGGTATTATCTTTAATGGCAGTCTTTATCGCGGTGTCAATGATAGTGCCGGTGAAGTGGGTCATACGACAATTGACGTTGCGGGTCCTATATGCAGTTGTGGGAATTACGGGTGTTTAGAAGCTTTAGCTTCAGAGAATGCGTTAGTCGATGCAGTAGCGAAAGCGATTAAGGAAGGGCAAAGCTCTATTATTTACGACATGGTAAAGGGCGAGTTGAAAGATTTGGCTCCCGAGGTTATTTATAAGGCCGCAGATGCTGGTGATGAGTTAGCGATTCGTATGTTAGGACAGGTAGCAAGATATTTGGGCATTGGCATTGCAAATCTTGTTAATACTTTTAATCCTGAAATTCTTATAATTGGCGGAGGTATAGTGAGAGGACGTCAATATATTGAAGATATAGTTAGACAAACCGTTGAAGATCGATCTTTTGAAAGTTCTAGCAATGTTTTAGAAATTAGTTTTTTAACTACGACAACAGAAAATACACTAAAAGGTGCAGCTGATATTGTATTTGCTGAAATCACAGAATCAATATGGCTGGGTCAGCGGTAA
- a CDS encoding galactose ABC transporter substrate-binding protein, which produces MKKNWKGLMMATLLAGALVAGCSSSTPPAADADKGGKNLIGVAIYKFDDTFMSGVRSAISKAAEGKAQLEIVDSQNSQPTQNDKVDLFINKKAKALAINPVDRNAAGVIIDKAKAANIPVVFLNREPLPEDMKKWDKVYYVGAKAEQSGIMEGQLVVDYFKAHPTKDGVIRYVMLKGEPGHQDAEMRTKFAIKAIEDAGLKVEKVAEDTAMWDRVKGQEKMAAFLAAHGDKIDVVLANNDDMALGAIEALKAKGYFKDGKFMPVVGVDATAPALKALEEGTLYGTVLNDANNQGKATFNLTDVLAQGQTPSKENTGYTITDGKYVWIDYKKITKENMNEAK; this is translated from the coding sequence ATGAAAAAAAACTGGAAGGGACTTATGATGGCAACGCTCTTAGCTGGGGCATTGGTAGCTGGATGTTCGAGCTCAACGCCACCTGCAGCAGATGCAGACAAAGGTGGTAAAAATTTAATTGGTGTCGCAATCTATAAATTTGATGACACATTTATGAGTGGTGTACGAAGTGCCATTTCCAAGGCTGCTGAAGGTAAGGCCCAATTGGAAATCGTTGACAGTCAGAACTCCCAGCCAACTCAGAACGATAAAGTTGATTTATTTATTAACAAAAAAGCAAAAGCTCTTGCCATTAATCCAGTTGATCGCAATGCGGCAGGTGTAATTATTGATAAAGCAAAAGCTGCGAATATTCCTGTAGTATTCTTAAACCGTGAACCTTTGCCAGAAGATATGAAAAAGTGGGATAAGGTATATTATGTGGGAGCCAAGGCTGAGCAATCCGGAATTATGGAAGGTCAATTAGTAGTAGACTACTTTAAAGCTCATCCTACCAAAGATGGGGTTATCCGTTATGTTATGTTAAAAGGTGAGCCAGGTCATCAAGATGCTGAAATGCGTACTAAATTTGCTATTAAAGCAATTGAAGATGCAGGTTTAAAAGTTGAAAAAGTAGCTGAAGATACTGCCATGTGGGATCGTGTAAAAGGTCAAGAAAAAATGGCGGCATTCTTAGCAGCGCATGGGGACAAAATTGATGTTGTGCTTGCAAATAATGATGATATGGCTTTAGGCGCTATCGAAGCATTAAAAGCTAAAGGGTATTTTAAAGATGGTAAATTCATGCCTGTAGTTGGTGTTGATGCTACTGCTCCTGCATTAAAGGCTTTGGAAGAAGGTACACTTTATGGTACCGTTTTAAATGATGCTAATAATCAGGGAAAAGCTACTTTTAATCTTACTGATGTATTGGCTCAAGGTCAGACTCCTAGTAAGGAAAACACCGGGTATACGATTACAGATGGCAAGTATGTCTGGATTGATTATAAAAAGATTACGAAAGAAAACATGAACGAAGCTAAGTAA
- a CDS encoding sugar ABC transporter ATP-binding protein, whose product MTELEFLLEMNNISKEFPGVKALDDVTLKVRPGTVHALMGENGAGKSTLMKCLFGIYKQDAGEIILNQQKLEIHNSKDALNYGISMIHQELHPVPHRDVMENVWLGRFPMTGFGPFQFVDHKKMYADTTALFQQLEIDIDPNALVKTLSVSKVQSIEIAKAVSFNAKIIVMDEPTSSLTGNEVEQLFKIIRDLRKRGVSIIYISHKMEEILQISDDVTIMRDGKYIGTWNASELTTDLIISKMVGRDLTQRFPERSNVPGEVVLRVENLTSPNPRSFKKITFDLRKGEVLGISGLVGAQRTELVEAIFGLRTIAEGKFILNGKEVKIKSPADAKKYKIALLTEERRVTGIFPVLSIVENTAIADLNAYQTSYFFLNEKKMKEDTAKSIEKLRIKTPSIKELIKNLSGGNQQKVLIGRWLLTDPDILLLDEPTRGIDVGAKFEIYTIITELAKQGKSIIMISSEMPEILGMSDRIMVMCEGRLTGILDQKNATEREIMRHATLYLA is encoded by the coding sequence ATGACAGAACTTGAATTTTTACTTGAAATGAATAACATCTCTAAAGAATTTCCGGGTGTTAAAGCTCTTGACGATGTAACGCTTAAGGTTAGGCCTGGTACTGTACACGCTCTCATGGGAGAAAACGGTGCAGGAAAATCAACGTTAATGAAATGCCTTTTTGGAATTTATAAACAAGATGCTGGTGAAATTATCTTAAACCAGCAAAAGCTAGAAATACATAATTCTAAAGATGCATTGAATTATGGTATATCCATGATTCATCAGGAATTGCATCCTGTTCCTCATCGAGATGTGATGGAAAATGTATGGTTAGGACGTTTTCCTATGACTGGTTTTGGTCCTTTTCAATTTGTAGACCATAAAAAAATGTATGCTGATACTACTGCTTTATTTCAACAATTGGAAATTGATATTGATCCTAATGCGCTGGTTAAAACTCTATCAGTATCGAAAGTGCAGTCTATTGAAATTGCTAAAGCTGTATCCTTTAATGCGAAAATCATCGTGATGGATGAACCAACATCTTCGTTGACTGGCAATGAGGTGGAACAGTTATTTAAGATTATACGTGACTTACGAAAAAGAGGAGTTTCGATCATTTATATATCTCATAAAATGGAAGAAATTCTCCAAATATCAGATGACGTTACAATTATGCGGGATGGTAAATATATTGGTACCTGGAATGCTTCGGAGCTGACTACTGACTTAATTATTTCTAAGATGGTTGGACGTGATCTTACCCAGCGCTTTCCAGAGCGCAGTAATGTACCTGGTGAAGTGGTGCTGCGGGTAGAAAATCTTACGTCACCTAATCCCCGGTCCTTTAAAAAAATTACCTTTGATCTGCGAAAAGGCGAAGTACTTGGAATCAGCGGACTTGTAGGTGCCCAACGTACGGAGCTGGTAGAAGCAATTTTTGGATTGCGTACTATAGCAGAAGGCAAATTTATTTTGAATGGAAAAGAGGTTAAAATTAAGTCGCCGGCAGATGCCAAGAAATATAAAATTGCTTTACTTACGGAAGAACGACGTGTTACAGGAATCTTTCCGGTTTTATCGATCGTGGAAAATACAGCGATTGCTGATCTGAATGCGTATCAAACTTCGTATTTCTTTCTAAACGAGAAAAAGATGAAAGAAGATACAGCAAAGAGTATTGAGAAACTTAGAATAAAAACACCTTCGATCAAGGAGCTGATAAAGAATCTGTCCGGGGGGAATCAGCAAAAAGTTTTAATCGGACGATGGTTGCTTACTGATCCGGATATATTGCTGCTTGATGAGCCAACCCGTGGTATTGACGTTGGTGCAAAATTTGAAATTTACACGATTATTACAGAGCTTGCCAAGCAAGGGAAAAGTATCATCATGATATCTTCTGAAATGCCTGAAATCTTAGGGATGTCGGATCGAATCATGGTAATGTGTGAGGGACGACTTACGGGCATATTGGATCAAAAGAATGCTACTGAGCGAGAAATCATGCGCCATGCAACCTTATATTTGGCGTGA